In the Sander lucioperca isolate FBNREF2018 chromosome 24, SLUC_FBN_1.2, whole genome shotgun sequence genome, aaccaatcacaatcgtcttgggcggcactaagctccggacaacaatgacggtgccgctgcaaagtagcctcaggaaggaacttgttttggtggaacgtgtgtacgttcaaaggttgttttagtcgtgcaacataAAACTCtgattagacagatagtctagctagctgtctggatttaccctgcagagatctgaggagcagttaaccatagtcctcacaaatccaccggagtttaaaatgccaacacaaagaaaggggaatgtaacggacatctggccggaAATTAGGGACATCAGACgaaatttccagcggcacctgaacaatcctggaaattaAACATTGTTGATATAGTCCACAGTGCTGCTAATGTAACAGGCACACAGCATATCCACTCAGGTTTAAGCAGCGAGGCCAGTCATACCGTTGATATGCCTTCTGTGTCCATGTGGATGGACAGCGACGTTCGCAGGAACTGGCCCCTGACCAGGAAGTCAAACTCCACTTTGCTGTGAGATGCTGTGGAAACAAAAAGAACAAGGATTTTTGATTAAGTACTGAGATTTTGTCAACCATTTGATATAAATTAAGATCAGTATAAACATAGAAAAGACAATATATACGTAATAAGAAGTTAACACTGTGTTAAGTAATAGCTCTTCTAAATGTGCACTAGTATTAAGTGCTGGCTTTAATTGCAAAACTCTGCTGGGGAACTGTGTGCCAGAAATAGTCAAACATACTTGTTAATGTATAAAGTCTAGTGTGTGTTTTACCATTGTTGGCCTCCAGCAGCTTGTTGATGACATTGCTGAGGTCCTGCACTTCAGAGCCAGCAGGGATGGAGAATGGGACATCATCTACAATATACCTATAAAGAAAAGGACTTTCTCAGTTTGTGCCGTAGGTTACAGCCatcaaatacacacatgcatttaaTATTAAACGCATTAGTTGGTCATGTAAGTTTCTGTATAACATAAATGCAAATGAGGACAGCAGTCAGTCATATCTTGGGATTGTTAGCACTAGCTAGCTAAATCAACAAGCTAAAACCAGCTAACGTTACGAACTATTTGAGGCTAATAGTAAAAAGAGGCGAAGCctaaatgtacagtacacatGCCTGGGTAAAGGCAGGGTAGTGTCTCACAGTAATGTCGTAACGGTACTGTTTACTGTAAGTTACAGCTTGTTAGCCAGCCCGCTAGCCATTCCTGTCCTTTTAGTTTTCTTGTCTCATTAAGGGAATAAGAGCTCACCTTTTGTCCTCTGTGAAGAACCTCGCTTGTAACTGTGACATTTTTAGTTATATATTTCTCTTACAGAGCACTAGCAATATGAATCTAAGATATGGCTAAGTAGTTAATCTTCTTCTTCATAACACATCTGACTCTCATGCGTGCCCATAGTCTGTAGTGCGTGCCATGTGGTACGAAAGCAAGGCATTTCAGCAGAGCACAGATGCAGCCAATCGATGATGTAGATCTATGCTCCTCAGTAATGCCTGCCCATAGTAACGGATTGGACAAGTAAATTGTCAGTAAAAGCAAACTATGCTATTAGTTAGCTAAATGTACTCGtctaagtatcaaaagtaaaagtactcacaaTGCAGGGATGCAGAATATGGACCCCGTGAGtgttatatattattaatatatattaagtAGCATAGAATACTCGAGTACAAGTATCTCAAGTTCGTACGTACTAATTCAAAGGTACGGAGTCACATTCCACCCACTGGTGATCTAATTTAACTAAAAGTATGGTCACATAGTCTCTTAACGAAGGGATGTTGTGTGAAACATTTGTATTATAGTTATAAGCCTTTCctaacaatttattttttaatgccGGAAGTATCTGCTTTAAGACAAGACATGGACAGTCTATGGACAACACCCTGCTCCATTAAAAAGGGTTGTAACACACATGGTATAATTATGATTTGGTTTTAACAGTTCTGTGCTTATATTTCCATTTTAACTTAGTAGCCTACACAATTCACCATTGCAGATTATGTAAATTGTTAATATGTGGCATGCTTAAGTCAAATTTCAGTAATGTGAGTAAGACCATGTCGCtcaacttaaaaaataaaactagttACAAACTAGTGGTGGGTCATACCAGAACAGCTGAGGTGGCACAATCTAAGTGATTGAATTAAGCAAGGGAGCATTTTCCTGCTTACATGTTCACATTTTCATTTGTGGAAGACTTTGATTTCCCGAGTCGCAGTCTTGCTTGAAGTGCAAACTTTGGACTTTTACCTGATTTTATCTTCTCGTACAGTGAAACAAAAGCAACTACACGTGGTGACAAACACTGGATGAAAACTAAAATGATCCACCCCCGCAGTTTGAGTTTTGCATTGAATAATTAAATCAGATTTGTATGTTCATACAGCTACAGTGCGTACAACCAAAGCATTACagcaaaaaatgtttatttcacCAGGGCAGGCAAAAGCTGTGTCACCAGAGAATGGAAGAATCTTTCCTCATCAACTCATTGCTCTGCGCTGAATTTGAGACATGTCTGATACAGATgtttttgcaaataaaaaaaataaaaaaaaatcaacataaaaacagTCAACCAGGATAGAAGATTACAAACTTTTaacagtgttaaaaaaaagatttacattttttcacacattttgaCTGGAAATATACTGATTTCAAACATTTTATTCACAATTATAAAAAGGAGGTCCACTGATGATTGTTCTTTAACGTGAACTCTTTTTTGATGTCCAAAAACAGGCCCTCAATACACTTTTGCTTTTGATAGATATAAATGTATGACACaaaactaaaatgacaaaaacagaaaatatatacACTGTCCATTATTTCAGTCATCTTCTTCCTCCTGCTtgacctttttcttcttctttttcttcttttctgttgGCTGGGAGAGAACAGAAGTGAGCACaacaaatatgcaacaaaaagaATGTAAAACTGTCAAATCTATTTGAATAGCCTTTAGACTACCCACAGATTCCTACCTCCATTACTGCTACCTCTTGTTCTTCCTCCTTAGGTTCCTCTGCATTCTtgtcctttttcttcttcttcttcttgggagtctcctctgctgctgcagacGTTTCTGCTGCTTCTACAGAACATGTAGCAAAAACATCTTGAGCATCATAAACTCCATTGTGGGCAATAAAGGTTCATTCCTAGTCTACCCACCTTCTGTTACTCGTtcctttttgggctttttggaTTTGACCACCGGTGTTTCGGGCTCTTCagccgcctcctcctcctccacctcctcaaaCTTCCTCTTCTTTGACGTGGAGGGAATAGTAGAATCGCCGGATGGATCGTACATTCTCACTTCACTGTGGAGAAGCAAGTAGGTACTTAACACCTTTCATATTTACAAGTGGAatatagagaatctttggaatGGGGCTGTTAGTGAGTATGTACCTCTTGTGCTGGTATTTGTCTGCCTTTGCCATTGCTTTGCCGGTTCCACTGATTCTTCGGATCTgagaagaaaaaacacagacaagatCAGACGACCAGAAGAAAGAAAGCCAGAGCAGTCAGATACATAAACATTGACCTTTTCAACCAGCACGGCAATAGTGAAAGGAGGAAATTATCTGGGCCAATATGTAAAAAAACTAAGTAAATAAATGCTTAGTAAAAAGACTTCCTGGAGGTAACTATTAGCAAAGTCAaggagtgatttttttttttcccccagaccTTGTATCTTTCAGTAACTCATCATCTGTAGTGTGCATCTGCTGCCAGTGCTACTCCTGACTGACTGAGGAGACCTCTGGAGTTCTCTAAAATAATTTGGGAACTGAGACGAAGTCTTACACTCTGGAACATTTAAGAATGCCTCTTATTCTTAATtcttataaaaaataaaataaaataaaaaaaaaaaacatttacacaaagtTTTGATGCATTCAAGACCAAAGGTTTACTCTAAAACAATTTAAGTACATTTCAGAGTGGTACCAGGGATACCGAAAAGGGTATCCCTAAAAAGGTCAGTGTACGTTTTGGTCatttgattttcatttcattaacaggtattacaaaacaaaaaaacaaatggttatttgattttcgttttaaaatacaaaatttgaaattgaaatacaaggcattttttccttttcattgtcAAAAGGGAATGTGAAAATTTAAAACATGCTtcgatttttattttctatttcatataacaaaaaattgaaatgaaaatcgaatgaccaaaaTATACACTGACCCTAAAATCTctcttttctacttttacttactCCTTTCTCCTCCAGCTGGCGCAGCCTGGCCTCCAGTTTGGCACGGTTCTCTACTCCCATTTCTGCATTCGTGTCCTCTCCCAGGGCATCATAGCGAATAGCCAAGGATGCTTTAGCTGCGAGCATTCTAGAGATCTGGAGAGAAATTACAGAAAACAAAGCCCATGTTTATTTTCCAACCACCAGACTGTGAGGATCTTTACCTAGTGCAGTTGTGGGTCCTTCTGGACTTACCTTGCCCTTATTCTTGGCAGAGGTCTGGCCCACTAGGGAGGCATGGTAGATGAGACCGTACTTGGGTGTGTCTTTGCGAGTCTTCAGGGCTCTAAACAGAGCCTTCTCAGCTCCGAGGATCTGTACTGTGGAGGCCGGATGCTTTGCCAGATTCATAAGGGAACCTTAATAACACAGAAACAAGACAGACACGTAAATATGATGCTCTCACCAGTACCAGCTCATTGAGGCTCTTTACACAAGCTCAGATGAGGTAGTGACTTAAAAACATCAGTCATTTTCAGGAAAGAGACATaatgtcatcatcatcaccgcTTGGCTGGTTTTCACACTAACGCTTCTCAGTGATTTACCCGCATGTGAGATGAGCCGGGCGCCCACCAGCTCTCCCACCATTACTGTCAGGTTAGGGGCGATGGCCATCATTCGGTTCTTCAAGTAGTCGTACAGCTGAGTGCGGTATTCTGAAATATCAATCACCTATGGAAAAGAAGGAGATACGAGTTGTATTACAACTGCCAGTAGATAATCAAAGAAAATTATCAAAGCAATCCTGTAGTTATAAGCAGGAGCTATCTACTGTGACTGTTCAGATGAGGTAGTGACTGAAAACCCACATTGTTTGTTTCAGGATAAAGACAAATGTCGTCATCATCACAACTGTCACTTGAGCTTTCCAATGCCCAACagtaaaatatacaaataagtaTGTATTGGTGTGAACGCGTAATGACGAAAGGAAGAGACAAACCTGATCACATAGGTGCCTAATGTTGCCGATGTCCTGTTCCGACACTTCTGTTCCCATGGAGATCTCAGCAGCCAGTTTAACCTCTGCTTCAATTTCCTCAGGGAGGATGTCTGACAGATCAGAGCCTGCCACGTTTGTGCGATCACCTGGAGACACAATATTGCTACTCAGGAATACAGTCACTGATGCTTTTATGCAAGTATCACACGGCTGCTCTAGAAAGCATTATGTAAGTGAGGAGGAGCTTTAGAATCAAAGACGCTTGGGTTTGGAGGCTACAAATGTGTTACTAACACTTTGCAATAGAAACTGTTTTCTCAAACAGATTTGGGGTTTTACCAGGCAGGGGTTGGGTAATGAAATGCACTAATAacttgcattatgggaaatgtagtatcCAGCTTTTTTGGCATTCACCCATACTAGAGACTAAAAGCATCTCTGTGGATCAGTcttagtagggctgggcgataaatcgattttatcgattaactcgaatgtgtagttaacgtcgatttgtttaaatgaaaatcgattttctccttaacatccgccgacgctcccctctgggctcccatagctccgaacgggctcagccctcgccccgcgcgtttgccatagagatacacaaacaacatggcagcgacagggactaacattaattcttttcttaactagtagtttcattacttacttatccgtaatctctgccgaaatgaccggcagctcgcggtgctctgtccccggctgagagtcacctattctcggataactgaaccaccagctaccgctgacctaaaggaccaccatgcggggcaccagaggcggtgttgaggaactcttttgcggctcaacacatctactaaatgccgctgatacgaccgagctgtgacggaggtctgtagcggcttaaacaactagcaatcgccgctctgtagcacggagctcctcttcgacgtttgt is a window encoding:
- the nop58 gene encoding nucleolar protein 58; this encodes MLVLFETAAGYAIFKVLDESKLQQVDSLYKEFETPEKANKVVKLKHFEKFQDTTEALAAVTALTEGKIGKSLKKVLKKVVAKEAHEQLAISDAKLGGVIKEKLDLSCVYSPAVAELMRCIRSQMESLITGLPPREISAMSLGLAHSLSRYKLKFSPDKVDTMIVQAISLLDDLDKELNNYIMRCREWYGWHFPELGKIVTDNLAYCKAARHIGDRTNVAGSDLSDILPEEIEAEVKLAAEISMGTEVSEQDIGNIRHLCDQVIDISEYRTQLYDYLKNRMMAIAPNLTVMVGELVGARLISHAGSLMNLAKHPASTVQILGAEKALFRALKTRKDTPKYGLIYHASLVGQTSAKNKGKISRMLAAKASLAIRYDALGEDTNAEMGVENRAKLEARLRQLEEKGIRRISGTGKAMAKADKYQHKSEVRMYDPSGDSTIPSTSKKRKFEEVEEEEAAEEPETPVVKSKKPKKERVTEEAAETSAAAEETPKKKKKKKDKNAEEPKEEEQEVAVMEPTEKKKKKKKKVKQEEEDD